Genomic window (Kosakonia sp. BYX6):
GGTGTGCGCCAGGTATTGACGGGTTTCAGTTACCAACTCGCGGGCATCGGCCAGTTCAACTGGCGCGGCGAACCATGCATCCCAACGGGCCGCTAAGCTGTCGCCGTTCGTGATGATCGCTTCCTGAAGAGGACGGGCTTCTTCCACACAGGTGAGCACGCGCTCGGCGGCCTGCGCGGTTTTGGCCACCACGTAGTTCAACCGTTCGCGCGTGTCCGGTATGGCATCTGCCGCTTCAACGATGGTGCGATCCAGCCCTAAGTCGACCAGGCTGTCACGCAACAAACGCGTCAGTTGCCCTACTCGGGAAAAGATGCCTTTGAAGTCTTCTTCAGGTTGCGTATTTTCCGGGGTCGTCATGGTTTACCAGCCGATTTTTTCAAAGATTTTGTTCAGCTTTTCTTCAAGCGTTGCGGCGGTAAACGGCTTCACGACATAGCCGCTGGCACCGGCCTGCGCGGCGGCAATGATGTTCTCTTTCTTCGCTTCGGCGGTCACCATCAGCACCGGCATGGATTTCAAATTCTCATCGCTGCGGATCTCGGTGAGCAGTTGCAGGCCATCCATGTTGGGCATGTTCCAGTCGCTGATAACGAAATCAAAAGTGTCGGAACGCAGTTTGCCGAGCGCATCCTGACCGTCTTCGGCTTCTTCAACGCGGTTAAAGCCCAAATCCTTCAGCAGATTGCGCACAATGCGTCGCATGGTGGCGAAGTCATCAACAACTAAAAAACGTAAATTCTTGTCGGCCATTGTTATTTCCTGAATCAATAAATGGGAACGGTGTATTGGGGTAATGCTTAAATCCTGCGCGCATGACCCGCAGAATGGTTGAGCATGTGCTGGCTAATGTGCTCAAGATCGACAGTTTCACAAGCGCCGCCGAGGGCAATCGCTTCACGCGGCATACCAAAGACCACGCAGGTACGTTCACTCTGCGCGATGGTCCAGGCACCGGCTTCACGCATTGCCAGTAATCCGGCGGCCCCGTCACTGCCCATGCCCGTTAAAATGGCGCCGACAGCGTTTTTCCCCGCGCAGCGCGCGACGGAATGAAGCAGGGCGTCCACTGACGGACGGTGGCGGTTAATGGGCGACTCATCACTCAACGTGACGTGATAATTCGCCCCGCTGCGCGTCAGCTCCATATGAAAACCGCCCGGCGCGATATAGACATGACCAGGTAGAACCCGATCGCCTTCTTCGGCTTCTTTCACCGACATCTGGCATAAACCGTCCAGCCGTTTCGCGAACGATTTTGTAAAACCTGGCGGCATATGTTGCGCAATCACGATGCCCGGACTGCTGGCCGGCATCGGGACCAGCAAGTGGCGCAGCGCCTCGGTTCCCCCGGTGGACGAACCGATAGCAATAATTTTCTCACTGCCGATCAGCGGTGCATGGGCTACGCGCGGTGGCACAGGCTTATTGTCGCGACGGCGAATTTGCGCTTTTGCCGCCATGCGGATTTTGTCGACAATCATTTCGCTGTAATGCGCCATGCCATCCTGCAAGCCGGTTTCGGGCTTGGTGATAAAGTCCACCGCGCCGAGTTCCAACGCGCTAAGGGTGATATCCGAACCACGCTTGGTCAGCGAAGAGAGCATCACCACCGGCATTGGGCGCAGGCGCATCAGGCGATCTAAAAACTCCAGCCCGTCCATCCGCGGCATTTCGACATCAAGGGTCAATACATCCGGGTTGTGTTGCTTAATGAGATCACGGGCGATGATGGGATCGAGGGCCGTTGCCACCATTTCCATATCGGGTTGTTCGTTGACAATGCCCGTCATTATTTTGCGAATCAGCGACGAGTCATCAATGCACAGCACCTTAATCTTTTTCATCGTTTTTACTCCGCCAGGCGGTAAACAGACTGTCCGAGCAAACGAAATGGACTGTTCATATTTTGAAAATGTTCAGAGTGACCAACGAACAGCAGCCCACCGGGCTTGAGCATTTTCGCGAAGCGCTGTAACAACTTCTCTTGGGTATTCTGATCGAAATAAATCATTACGTTACGGCAGAAAATCGCATCGAAAGGGGCGGGAATGTCCCACTGGTTTTCGATCAAATTCAGCTGGCGGAACTGCACGGTGTTGCGAAACTCGCTTTTGATTTTCACCATCTTTGACTGCTCGCCCGTACCGCGTAAAAACCAGGTTTTCTTTTGCTGTTCGGTCAGGTTGTCGATATCGCCCAGGCGATAAACGCCCTGGGTAGCTTTTTCCAGCACATCGGTGTCGATATCAGTCGCCAGCACGCGTGGGCCAGTGATACTGCGGCCTAACGCCGCTTCCAGCGTCATGGCAATCGACCACGGTTCTTCACCGGTAGATGCCGCCGCGCACCATACGTTGTACATGCCGGAACGGGACTGAGCATGTTTCGCCAGCGTCGGAAAGTGGTACGCCTCGCGGAAAAACGAGGTCAGGTTGGTGGTCAGGGCGTTAATAAACTCCTGCCACTCTTTACTGGTCGGATTGTTAACCAGCATCGCGGTGTATTCATCAAAACGCTGCATGTTCAGGTCACGCAGGCGACGGGAAAGGCGGTTGTACACCATGTCCCGTTTTTGCGGCGTGAGCACAATGCCCGCGCGCTGATAAATCAACTCGCTGATTTTTTCTAATTCATTACCGTTTAGCGCAACGTGAGCGCTCTGAGACTGTTCGGTAATTGAAAACGTATTTTTCTGGCTATTCGTCATAAGTATTGACTTAAACCTACAGGTATTAATGAAAATTGCAGGTGATGCTGAAATGAAACATCGGCGAAATGCCGGGTATTTTATTAACGAAAATAAAACATCCCGACTTATTACGCCGTGAAAGATAGCAGCGATATTTTTTCTTTAATCGGTAATGAGATAATGCTTAGGTCTTATACCGGCATGCTCATGATTTCCTGATATGCACTGACTAATTTATTTCGTACTTGTACGCCAAGGTTTAATGCTACCGATGATTTTTGAATAGAAACCATCACATCATTTAAGCCAATGCCTTCCGCACCTGAAAGATACGCTTGTGACTGACTTTTTGCCTGTGTTTGCATATCGCTAATATTGTTAATGCTATTAAGCAAAATATTAGAGAATTGTGAATTGCTTTCTGTTTTACGCGTCGAGGCAAAAGGGTTCAGCGACGACACATCTGAGACTTGTCTGGCTTGGGATTGAATCTGATCCAATACCCCGCCTAGTGTATTTATAGACATAAAAATGACCTTACTAGTTATTGGCCGCAAGCTTAACATGTGGTGCGAAAAACAGCATAACGTGAATAGCTGACACAAATTTCACCTTATTACCACTTAGAAAACCGGGCTTTCTGTAGATAATACGCAACCGGGAATTTCCCTGAGAAATACATTTGAGTTTATTAATTCGTTACCAGATGAGCCGAGCCGTAATAGCTTGCACTCTTTATTGCGGCGTTCACTTTTACAGGACATTGGCATGACTGCCACAAACACCGGTAGTAAAAAGAAAGGCATTGTCGATGTAAAGGCAGTGCTCGAAAATATTCGGGTTAATCCCCGCATAATATTTTTCATCGCTGCTGCGGCAGCTATTTCCATTGTCATCGCGTTGTTGTTCTGGGCGAAAGAACCGGATTATCGCGTGCTGTACAGCAATATTAGTGAAGAGGATGGCGGAGCCGTTGTCACCCAGCTTCAGCAGATGCAGGTCCCGTACCGTTTTGCTGAGAATAACGGTGCTATCGAGATCCCTGCCGAGCAGGTGTATGAAGTGCGCCTCAAACTCGCCCAGCAAGGGCTGCCGAAAGGCGGCGCGGTGGGCTTTGAACTGCTGGACCAGGAAAAGTTTGGTATCAGCCAGTTCAATGAGCAGGTGAACTTCCAGCGTGCGCTGGAAGGTGAACTGTCGCGCACCATCGAAACGCTTGGCCCGGTACGCTCCGCGCGGGTTCATCTGGCGATGCCGAAACCGTCGCTCTTTTTACAGGATCGCAAAGAGCCTTCCGCGTCCGTGACGTTGAATTTGATCAACGGCAGAACGCTGGATTCCGGTCAGGTAAACGCGATCTCTTACATGATCTCCAGCGCAGTGCCGGGATTGAGCGCCGATCGCGTGACTATCGTCGATCAGAGCGGTCATTTGATATCGCAAAACGGCGCGCAGGCGACGCAGACCACGCAGCTGCAATATGTCCGTAAGGTGGAAGCCGATTACCAGAGCCGTATTCAGGCGATTCTGGCCCCGATTGTCGGTGTGCAGAACGTCAGAACGCAGGTGACCGCGCAGGTTGATTTCACCCAGCATGAGCAGACGGCTGAGCAGTATCAGCCGAACAGTCGCCCGGAAAACATGGCGATCCGTAGCCGTCAGAGCAGCAACAATGAGCAAGGCGGTAAGAATGCGGTGGGTGGCGTGCCGGGTGCGTTAAGTAACCAGCCGCCAGCGCCGGTTGCCACAC
Coding sequences:
- the cheZ gene encoding protein phosphatase CheZ; protein product: MTTPENTQPEEDFKGIFSRVGQLTRLLRDSLVDLGLDRTIVEAADAIPDTRERLNYVVAKTAQAAERVLTCVEEARPLQEAIITNGDSLAARWDAWFAAPVELADARELVTETRQYLAHTPKMARTTDEHLMEIMMAQDFQDLTGQVIRRMMSLIETVEKELIQVLLAYVPDEPEEQKEAEVSLVNGPQVDSTKAGVVATQDQVDDLLDSLGF
- a CDS encoding protein-glutamate methylesterase/protein-glutamine glutaminase gives rise to the protein MKKIKVLCIDDSSLIRKIMTGIVNEQPDMEMVATALDPIIARDLIKQHNPDVLTLDVEMPRMDGLEFLDRLMRLRPMPVVMLSSLTKRGSDITLSALELGAVDFITKPETGLQDGMAHYSEMIVDKIRMAAKAQIRRRDNKPVPPRVAHAPLIGSEKIIAIGSSTGGTEALRHLLVPMPASSPGIVIAQHMPPGFTKSFAKRLDGLCQMSVKEAEEGDRVLPGHVYIAPGGFHMELTRSGANYHVTLSDESPINRHRPSVDALLHSVARCAGKNAVGAILTGMGSDGAAGLLAMREAGAWTIAQSERTCVVFGMPREAIALGGACETVDLEHISQHMLNHSAGHARRI
- a CDS encoding CheR family methyltransferase; this encodes MTNSQKNTFSITEQSQSAHVALNGNELEKISELIYQRAGIVLTPQKRDMVYNRLSRRLRDLNMQRFDEYTAMLVNNPTSKEWQEFINALTTNLTSFFREAYHFPTLAKHAQSRSGMYNVWCAAASTGEEPWSIAMTLEAALGRSITGPRVLATDIDTDVLEKATQGVYRLGDIDNLTEQQKKTWFLRGTGEQSKMVKIKSEFRNTVQFRQLNLIENQWDIPAPFDAIFCRNVMIYFDQNTQEKLLQRFAKMLKPGGLLFVGHSEHFQNMNSPFRLLGQSVYRLAE
- the fliF gene encoding flagellar basal-body MS-ring/collar protein FliF; its protein translation is MTATNTGSKKKGIVDVKAVLENIRVNPRIIFFIAAAAAISIVIALLFWAKEPDYRVLYSNISEEDGGAVVTQLQQMQVPYRFAENNGAIEIPAEQVYEVRLKLAQQGLPKGGAVGFELLDQEKFGISQFNEQVNFQRALEGELSRTIETLGPVRSARVHLAMPKPSLFLQDRKEPSASVTLNLINGRTLDSGQVNAISYMISSAVPGLSADRVTIVDQSGHLISQNGAQATQTTQLQYVRKVEADYQSRIQAILAPIVGVQNVRTQVTAQVDFTQHEQTAEQYQPNSRPENMAIRSRQSSNNEQGGKNAVGGVPGALSNQPPAPVATPIENPAAQQANAQGAANNTANRNAAPAQTPAPTLTPYNKQSDETTNYEVDKTLTHIKRNTGTLERLSVAVVVNFVPGKDGKTAALTKAQLDQINALVKEVMGYSDKRGDTLNVVNTPFTDQEEEAPIPLWKQPEVIKLGMSAARYLLVVLIAWILWRKAVQPFWTRHQELLIQRLEMEKEARQAELDEQVRKRQSAETAKAQQRVETEQEAQHLREMADQEPQVIALVIRQWLNKEQKSS
- the cheY gene encoding chemotaxis response regulator CheY, whose protein sequence is MADKNLRFLVVDDFATMRRIVRNLLKDLGFNRVEEAEDGQDALGKLRSDTFDFVISDWNMPNMDGLQLLTEIRSDENLKSMPVLMVTAEAKKENIIAAAQAGASGYVVKPFTAATLEEKLNKIFEKIGW
- the fliE gene encoding flagellar hook-basal body complex protein FliE, translated to MSINTLGGVLDQIQSQARQVSDVSSLNPFASTRKTESNSQFSNILLNSINNISDMQTQAKSQSQAYLSGAEGIGLNDVMVSIQKSSVALNLGVQVRNKLVSAYQEIMSMPV